Sequence from the Ostrinia nubilalis chromosome 26, ilOstNubi1.1, whole genome shotgun sequence genome:
acaaacttgcattatgtctgcttctataaataatatgcaagtttgccttaacaaacttgcattatgtctgcttctataaataatatgtaagtttgcaataaatatgcatgtttgacattaaatgaaacaacaaacataacatatatttttttattattaatacttttatctcatcttactttaaatgagaaaaaatcgGTTTCATGGTCGCCGCTATtggtttttttctttattttgtctttctgctctgaaacaaaaagaaacaagtaTATTTACTACAGGTTAagacattattttacatttaattgtatAAGTTTCTGTACTACTAACAAAATTATGAACtatgtctgaaataaatatatttatagtaATCCTTAAAAACTACTATAAGGGGAAGGGGTTATCAGTTAAAATTCGGAAAGGAGCACatctaaaatttgtaaatcactAGGTACATAGgtagtataaaagaaagtcgctgtcgctgtctgtctgtccctatgtatgcttaaatctttaaaactacgtaacggattttgatgcggttttcaaCAATAGTTAGAGGGATTCatgaggaaggtttatatgtttatctagcgacccgccccggcttcgcacggggtCCTATTATATATAAAAACCTTTCTCATAAATCCCTCTAACTATTGttgaaaaccgcatcaaaatccgttgcatagttttaaagatttaagcatatgtatatagggacagacagcgaaagcaactttgttttatacatatgtataatacatgagtacccgtgtgaagccggggcgggtcgctagtgtaaaataaaatacatctaatgtaaataaattaaatcttacCTTCTTGAAAGTCTAACTTTAGCTTGATTTAGCCAATCACTTATAATTTCTTTTAGGCTGTCTTCAGTTACATCTTCGTAGATTTTTCTACatatttctgaaaaataaaatagaaataattaacactaacaaacacgaatgattcagaaaataatagtagtaggtatattgagaGACGATATACAGGTGTATCTAAATGAATTCATTGGCAACCTTGCAGGGGGTGGCTCAGACCATCATTATGAACAACTTTGTTTTCGTGAtcagtttttgtatgaaaacaggAAAAAAAATCGCGATCCCAGCATTGGTCATAGGAAAAGTTCATAATGATGGTCTGAGCCACCCCCTGCAAGGTTGCCAATGAATTCATTTACACCCTGataagtttgtaataaaataaaggtacTTACGAAAGATTAATTTATAGGTTTCTGTACTcataaatgattttttattcgaatttttcatcTGTTTCCCAGTTAACGAATACAACTCGGCTACATCATCTAGAATTATTCGTCTCAACATATTAGTCGTAAGGCTTCTTACATTTCTGCCGCCAATACCAGACAAAAATGACatctgaaatttaattaaatcagCATTAGAATGTTttcatataataataaaatttgccctgtgttttaagtatttaatttatacatactATTGCCTGTTTATccttctttatttttaaatggtcatcgaaattattaaaacttgCAATATCTTTTACTGGTAGACTTGCCAAAAGTTCTGAAAGACCTGGATTGTCATCTGTTGGTGAAAATGTTTCTCCGGACCTAGCTAACAGTAAATCCAATTTTCTATTGATTTCAGCCATTTGGTTAGCTAGGTCTGACACAATCTGAATCATATGACTCTGCTGTATAGCATATTGCTTGTTTGTAATGCActctgtaacaaataaaaaaacatggaaaaaccataactaaaacaagtgaaaatatgaaattttgtcGCATTGCATCTTTGACGAGAGAAGCTCATTGCATGTTATATAAAACCTGTTACCTGATTGGCAGTTAACAGCTTTGAGTTGCGTTTTCTTGGCCTCTTTAGAACCGGAGGTGACTGGGTAATTTACAGCAGGCATTATGTCCAGTCACTTCATTTGTAACATCATTTTCTGCTTCAGCTATTTGACAGGcatgcaacaaaaaaatattaattaaattatgaatGCCTCAtgcataataaaaatattaaaataaattgttatatTTACCGGGTAGACAGTGTGGGGCTTCTTCAGTAGGGCAATTTATAGTTGTGTTAACCTTGTCTGTAGGAAGTTCAACCTCATCTGCAATAggaattaataataatgtataagcAGCATCAAGGCTTatattttacacaaaaataaatatgagaTTTATAGTTACCATATGTATAGATTTCAACATCACTAGAGCAGGGTAGACTTCTTGGACTAGTGATGACATCTATAGCAGAGATTTGAGTTTCTGTAACATTTtcagttacaatatttttaccaACTGCTTTGGATTTTGGAGGAGTTGGATATTCTGAAtactctttttttttgttgatatgGCGAGCATTGGTCATCTTTAAAGGTAGGCAATCATTAGATGAATTCGAATCATCTGAGACATAAACCctattaatttttctttttcttttttttatttcttcgtCTGAGTCCAAATTTGAGGTTTCTTCcgctttttttaaatgtaatcgtGCTTCGCCATAAgtttctgaaataaataaaaaagtctcacaatagtaaaatctagttaatttatacagggtgttaggtaaatgggcgtataaatggtatgggaatcggattttataaaatttattttgtatgaaaattaaaaatattaaaatgatgatatcaaatttctgacttcaccataccatttatatgcccatgttaacatgggctagtgtcggctcatatacccatttacctaacaccctgtataacttagcaatacaaaaataaagaaaattattttaccataacttttaagtatttttatttgatattgtgACCATGTTGCTTCAGGTGCAGCCATCTTCATCTTCatcaaaagtttgtttttgatttcttCAGTGCGTACATTAGGGTAATAACAAGTGTTGGTATCTATTAACCACTTTGATGAAACTATGCCAGGAGCATCATcttcatctaaaaatgtaaccaaaaaaaaattttttgattcCATTATGCAGTCTGAAACCAAATAACatactattaattataattatattatataatataatagatAGGTATGTAGGAGGAAAATTATGTTACCTTTGCTAAGACATAACTAACGATTTAAAGAATTAAACGAGGTAGGATAAAAGTACATGATAAGGTGGATAGGATGTTTAGGgggtattttatatttacatttacaatttTGAAGTGCTATGAGTGTAGCATTTTCATAGCAACATGATAATTTTTGAAAGGAAAAACTATGACTTTTCCATCAATGTCAGTCACTGGTTTTTCACATAGCTGTAATTTGTTTTTTACAATATAAATTTCTATTTGTGAGCTTTCTATTAGTGGTGCAGAAAAGAAGTTTTCTTTTGTGGCAAACTCTTGACATAGTATGACCATACCTTGTATGTTATTAGAAAATACAATATTGCACACGGTTACTACACTACCATCTTTTAAAACACAATAACAGTTTGGATGTTCTGTGGTTATTTCAAATGAATGAAATTTTACTGATTTGAATTGTTGAGATTTATCACAGCCAGTCCATAGTAAATCAGATACGTGAGGTTTAGAGTAATGTGGAAGAGTAGAATCACATGGTGATATATTTTTTACCCACAAGTCAGTATTTGATATTTCCCCAAACCTTTTCATTATTTGCTGGAGGGGTTTGTCCCCTtttctgatattttttttgaaaatctgTAAAAAGTTTTCAAAGGGAAAAGCAGAACAGGAATCAAGTGCACCAAATTCAAATACATCATCATTAAGATGTGTGAGACCATGTAAATTATAAGTTGCAAACTGTGGACCATATAAAGCTATAAAGGTTTTcacaaaatgttttaaaagaTTCTTGGCATAATGGTTATATTCTATACAATATTTAGGA
This genomic interval carries:
- the LOC135084434 gene encoding uncharacterized protein LOC135084434, yielding MTNARHINKKKEYSEYPTPPKSKAVGKNIVTENVTETQISAIDVITSPRSLPCSSDVEIYTYDEVELPTDKVNTTINCPTEEAPHCLPVTSGSKEAKKTQLKAVNCQSECITNKQYAIQQSHMIQIVSDLANQMAEINRKLDLLLARSGETFSPTDDNPGLSELLMSFLSGIGGRNVRSLTTNMLRRIILDDVAELYSLTGKQMKNSNKKSFMSTETYKLIFQICRKIYEDVTEDSLKEIISDWLNQAKVRLSRRAERQNKEKNQ